A section of the Macadamia integrifolia cultivar HAES 741 chromosome 9, SCU_Mint_v3, whole genome shotgun sequence genome encodes:
- the LOC122088984 gene encoding ubiquitin-conjugating enzyme E2 4-like translates to MSSPSKRRDMDVMKLMMTDYKVETIQDSVSEFFVEFKGPANSLYSGGVWSVRVLLPDAYPYKSPSIGFVNSIYHPNIDEKSGSVCLDVINQTWSPMFDLVNIFEVFLPQLLLYPNPSDPLNGEAAAMMMRDPEAYERKVKEHCERYAKADDIQGQQEASDDDDDDDDVDMSSDDEMDVEGI, encoded by the exons ATGTCTTCTCCAAGCAAGAGAAGAGATATGGATGTCATGAAACT GATGATGACAGATTATAAGGTGGAGACGATTCAAGACTCAGTGAGCGAGTTCTTTGTTGAGTTCAAGGGTCCCGCCAACA GTTTGTACAGCGGAGGAGTTTGGAGTGTAAGAGTTTTGCTTCCAGATGCTTACCCTTACAAGTCTCCATCCATTGGCTTCGTCAATAGTATCTACCATCCCAACATTGATGAGAA ATCTGGATCGGTCTGTCTCGATGTTATCAACCAGACATGGAGCCCTATGTTCG ATCTTGTAAACATTTTCGAGGTGTTTCTTCCTCAGCTATTGCTCTACCCAAATCCATCTGACCCTCTAAATGGTGAAGCAGCAGCCATGATGATGAGGGATCCTGAAGCTTATGAGCGAAAAGTAAAAG AACACTGTGAGCGGTATGCCAAGGCAGATGACATCCAAGGTCAGCAAGAAgcaagtgatgatgatgatgatgatgatgatgtagaTATGAGCAGTGACGATGAAATGGATGTTGAAGGCATTTGA
- the LOC122088983 gene encoding dolichyl-diphosphooligosaccharide--protein glycosyltransferase 48 kDa subunit-like isoform X3, giving the protein MAKLLLFMTLVSLLPLLGSSFSTESPTDRRILVLLDDFGIKSSHSIFFKTLQTRGFELDFKLADDPKLTLQRYGQYLYDGLILFSPTIERFGGTLDLATVLDFVDSGRDLIVAADASASDLIRDIATECGVEFDEDPAAVVIDHTSYAVSEIEGDHTLIASDDFIQSDAILGSKIIETPVLFQGVGHTLNPANSLVLKVLSASPSAYSANLKSKLSTPPSLTGSAISLVSVVQARNNARILISGSLALFSNRFFRSGVQKAGSSIKFEKSGNEQFVTELSKWMFHERGHLKAVNIRHQKVGETGEPAIYRINDDLEYSVEIYEWSGSSWEPYMANDVQVQFYMMSPYVLKTLSTDGKGRYFTSFKVPDVYGVFQFKVEYQRLGYTSLSLSKQIPVRPFRHNEYDRFITTAFPYYGASFSTMAGFFIFSIVYLYNK; this is encoded by the exons aTGGCGAAGTTGTTGTTATTTATGACTTTAGTTTCATTGCTCCCATTGCTTGGCAGCTCTTTCTCTACTGAAAGCCCCACGGATCGACGTATTCTCGTACTTTTGGATGACTTCGGGATCAAATCCTCGCATTCGATTTTTTTCAAGACTCTGCAAACTCGAGGTTTTGAACTTGATTTCAAGCTCGCAGACGATCCCAAGCTTACCTTACAGCGATACGGACAGTACTTGTATGATGGATTAATTCTATTTTCTCCGACGATCGAGC GTTTCGGGGGAACTTTGGACTTGGCTACTGTACTGGATTTCGTTGATTCGGGCCGTGATTTGATCGTTGCTGCCGATGCTTCTGCCTCCGATTTGATTCGGGATATTGCCACTGAATGTGGAGTTGAATTTGACGAG GATCCTGCAGCCGTGGTTATTGACCACACCAGCTATGCAGTTTCAGAAATTGAAGGAGATCATACTTTGATTGCCAGTGATGATTTCATTCAATCTGATGCCATTCTGGGCAGCAAGATTATAGAG ACCCCTGTCTTGTTTCAAGGAGTTGGTCATACATTAAATCCTGCCAATAGCCTG GTATTGAAAGTTCTATCAGCTTCACCATCCGCATATTCTGCTAATCTAAAAAGCAAGTTGTCAACTCCTCCATCACTTACAGGATCTGCGATCTCTTTAGTTTCAGTTGTCCAG GCAAGAAATAATGCTCGTATATTGATCTCTGGGTCTTTAGCCCTCTTCAGCAATCG ATTTTTTAGATCAGGTGTTCAGAAGGCTGGAAGTTCAATCAA ATTTGAGAAATCAGGGAATGAGCAGTTTGTTACTGAACTCAGTAAATGGATGTTCCATGAAAGGGGTCATCTCAAG GCAGTGAATATTAGGCACCAAAAAGTTGGGGAAACAGGTGAACCAGCAATCTACAGGATTAATGATGACCTG GAGTACTCTGTGGAGATCTATGAGTGGTCTGGATCCAGCTGGGAACCATATATGGCCAATGATGTCCAAGTGCAATTCTACATGATGAGCCCCTATGTGTTGAAAACTTTATCAACTGATGGGAAG GGTCGCTATTTTACTTCGTTCAAGGTACCGGATGTTTATGGAGTTTTCCAATTCAAGGTTGAATACCAGAGGCTTGGATATACAAGCTTATCTCTTTCGAAGCAG ATTCCAGTACGACCCTTCAGACACAATGAGTATGACAGATTTATAACAACAGCTTTTCCTTATTATGGAGCTTCATTTTCAACG ATGGCAGGCTTCTTCATCTTCAGCATTGTCTACCTGTACAACAAATAG
- the LOC122088983 gene encoding dolichyl-diphosphooligosaccharide--protein glycosyltransferase 48 kDa subunit-like isoform X1, protein MAKLLLFMTLVSLLPLLGSSFSTESPTDRRILVLLDDFGIKSSHSIFFKTLQTRGFELDFKLADDPKLTLQRYGQYLYDGLILFSPTIERFGGTLDLATVLDFVDSGRDLIVAADASASDLIRDIATECGVEFDEDPAAVVIDHTSYAVSEIEGDHTLIASDDFIQSDAILGSKIIETPVLFQGVGHTLNPANSLVLKVLSASPSAYSANLKSKLSTPPSLTGSAISLVSVVQARNNARILISGSLALFSNRFFRSGVQKAGSSIKFEKSGNEQFVTELSKWMFHERGHLKAVNIRHQKVGETGEPAIYRINDDLEYSVEIYEWSGSSWEPYMANDVQVQFYMMSPYVLKTLSTDGKGRYFTSFKVPDVYGVFQFKVEYQRLGYTSLSLSKQIPVRPFRHNEYDRFITTAFPYYGASFSTMAGFFIFSIVYLYNK, encoded by the exons aTGGCGAAGTTGTTGTTATTTATGACTTTAGTTTCATTGCTCCCATTGCTTGGCAGCTCTTTCTCTACTGAAAGCCCCACGGATCGACGTATTCTCGTACTTTTGGATGACTTCGGGATCAAATCCTCGCATTCGATTTTTTTCAAGACTCTGCAAACTCGAGGTTTTGAACTTGATTTCAAGCTCGCAGACGATCCCAAGCTTACCTTACAGCGATACGGACAGTACTTGTATGATGGATTAATTCTATTTTCTCCGACGATCGAGC GTTTCGGGGGAACTTTGGACTTGGCTACTGTACTGGATTTCGTTGATTCGGGCCGTGATTTGATCGTTGCTGCCGATGCTTCTGCCTCCGATTTGATTCGGGATATTGCCACTGAATGTGGAGTTGAATTTGACGAG GATCCTGCAGCCGTGGTTATTGACCACACCAGCTATGCAGTTTCAGAAATTGAAGGAGATCATACTTTGATTGCCAGTGATGATTTCATTCAATCTGATGCCATTCTGGGCAGCAAGATTATAGAG ACCCCTGTCTTGTTTCAAGGAGTTGGTCATACATTAAATCCTGCCAATAGCCTG GTATTGAAAGTTCTATCAGCTTCACCATCCGCATATTCTGCTAATCTAAAAAGCAAGTTGTCAACTCCTCCATCACTTACAGGATCTGCGATCTCTTTAGTTTCAGTTGTCCAG GCAAGAAATAATGCTCGTATATTGATCTCTGGGTCTTTAGCCCTCTTCAGCAATCG ATTTTTTAGATCAGGTGTCCAGAAGGCCGGAAGTTCAATCAA ATTTGAGAAATCAGGGAATGAGCAGTTTGTTACTGAACTCAGTAAATGGATGTTCCATGAAAGGGGTCATCTCAAG GCAGTGAATATTAGGCACCAAAAAGTTGGGGAAACAGGTGAACCAGCAATCTACAGGATTAATGATGACCTG GAGTACTCTGTGGAGATCTATGAGTGGTCTGGATCCAGCTGGGAACCATATATGGCCAATGATGTCCAAGTGCAATTCTACATGATGAGCCCCTATGTGTTGAAAACTTTATCAACTGATGGGAAG GGTCGCTATTTTACTTCGTTCAAGGTACCGGATGTTTATGGAGTTTTCCAATTCAAGGTTGAATACCAGAGGCTTGGATATACAAGCTTATCTCTTTCGAAGCAG ATTCCAGTACGACCCTTCAGACACAATGAGTATGACAGATTTATAACAACAGCTTTTCCTTATTATGGAGCTTCATTTTCAACG ATGGCAGGCTTCTTCATCTTCAGCATTGTCTACCTGTACAACAAATAG
- the LOC122089704 gene encoding uncharacterized protein LOC122089704 translates to MSFSAAIGLARLYEAKIQYIKHAAPTEPKKIFTNPPSSSRTTMPIKKMSPTDLRERQSKGLCFNCNEKWNPSHRCKKLFLIEGMGSEGEEDEVAVNEESEDEVPKISIHAISGARNPQTMQVQGRLGQKGATFLIDSGSTHNFLNTHIANKMGLVPNGEGEFEVAVANGEKLRSSGRCKGMNMTLQGIPIVVDLYLLLLEGYDAVLGAQWLRIENVIQHGWTNGHLLHIYSLSLHDNHDTELSHSHTSNGCTNSNFQQLLQSYEDVFQEPKGLPPQRAQDHRIPLKEGSGPVSIRPYRYPHFQKNEIEKVVADLSKTGVIRPSTSPYSSPVLLIKKQDNSWRMCVDYRMLNQSTVKDKFPMPMIDELLDELHGANYFTKLDLRSGYHQIRMHPGDVEKTTFRTHHGHYEYLVMPFGLTNAPSTFQALMNFIFKEYLRKSLLVFFDDILIYSKTWDEHLEHVRNIFSILRSHQLYAKREKCSFCQAQVKYLGHIISVMKECQWTQKR, encoded by the exons ATGAGCTTTTCAGCTGCGATTGGGCTTGCCCGCCTTTATGAGGCCAAGATTCAATATATAAAGCATGCAGCACCAACGGAGCCAAAAAAGATCTTCACAAACCCACCTAGTTCAAGTCGCACCACCATGCCAATCAAAAAAATGTCACCAACTGATTTAAGGGAGCGACAATCCAAGGGCTTGTGCTTCAACTGCAATGAGAAATGGAACCCCAGCCACCGTTGTAAAAAGCTCTTTTTAATTGAAGGCATGGGATCAGAAGGTGAGGAAGATGAGGTTGCTGTGAATGAAGAATCAGAAGACGAAGTGCCAAAAATATCTATCCATGCCATCTCAGGAGCACGGAATCCTCAAACCATGCAAGTCCAAGGGAGGTTGGGTCAAAAAGGGGCAACTTTTCTGATTGATTCGGGTAGTACCCACAATTTTCTAAATACTCATATCGCTAACAAAATGGGGTTGGTTCCTAATGGTGAAGGAGAATTTGAAGTTGCAGTGGCCAATGGGGAAAAGTTGAGAAGCTCAGGACGTTGCAAGGGGATGAATATGACTCTACAAGGAATCCCAATTGTAGTAGATCTTTATCTATTACTGTTGGAGGGATACGACGCTGTCCTAGGAGCCCAATGGTTGAGAATTGAGAATGTCATTCAACATGGGTGGACAAATG ggcactTACTCCATATTTACTCACTATCATTGCATGACAATCATGATACTGAATTGTCTCATTCTCATACTTCTAATGGTTGTACTAATTCCAATTTTCAGCAGCTATTGCAGTCTTATGAGGACGTGTTCCAAGAGCCAAAGGGACTTCCTCCTCAGCGTGCTCAAGATCATAGAATCCCGTTAAAGGAAGGAAGTGGCCCGGTCTCTATCCGTCCTTACCGTTACCCTCATTTCCAAAAGAATGAGATTGAGAAGGTGGTGGCAGATTTATCAAAGACAGGCGTAATTCGTCCAAGCACTAGTCCATATTCTTCACCCGTCTTGCTCATTAAGAAACAAGACAACTCATGGCGTATGTGCGTGGATTACAGAATGCTTAACCAGTCAACAGTGAAAGATAAATTTCCTATGCCTATGATCGACGAATTGTTGGACGAGTTACATGGGGCTAATTATTTTACTAAACTCGATTTAAGATCGGGTTATCACCAAATTCGCATGCACCCGGGGGACGTTGAGAAGACGACATTCCGCACGCACCATGGCCACTATGAATATTTGGTGATGCCATTTGGATTGACGAATGCCCCTTCAACTTTTCAAGCTctaatgaattttattttcaaagagTATCTCCGTAAGTCTTTATTGGTGTTTTTTGACGACATTTTAATTTATAGTAAGACTTGGGATGAGCATTTGGAGCACGtgagaaatattttttctattttgagatCTCACCAATTGTatgcaaaaagagaaaaatgtagtttttgtcaAGCACAGGTGAAGTACTTGGGGCACATTATATCAGTAATGAAGGAGTGTCAGTGGACCCAGAAAAGATAA